In Oceanispirochaeta sp. M1, the sequence TAATGGCAGCCAGAACACTTGGGTCAAAAAGAGACCGTTATATGACAATCTTTATGGCGCCCTTTATGTCCTGTGGTGCCAGACTCCCGGTATACGCCCTGTTTTGTGCCGCTCTCTATGGAAAGTCATCGGGTCTGGTCGTATTCCTTATATATCTGTCGGGACTCCTTATGGCCGTATTTACGGGTTTTTTGCTGAAGAACAGCCTCTTCAAAGGGACACCCTCCTATTTCATAATGGATCTGCCCCTCTACCATACCCCCAAGGTCTCCAATATCCTTAAGTCGGCATGGATCAGGCTTCAGCTCTTTGTCAGAAAAGCAGGAGTTGTGGTTATTATTGCTGTCTGTATTCTCGGTGTTCTCAGTTCTATGGGATTTTCTGATGGAAAACTGAGCTTTGGAAATGAAAATTCTCAGGAATCAGTGTTGGCCTACAGCGGGAAAGCACTGTCTCCTATTTTTGAACCTATGGGTGTCACAAGAGAGAACTGGCCTGCTTCTGTAGCCCTGTTTACCGGTCTTTTTGCCAAGGAGGCAATTGTGGGGACCGTTAATGCTCTCTATTCTTCCATGGATATGGCGGAGTCCGGTGAGGATAGGAAGATTAAAGAAGAAAATCTTGATATGGGAGCTGTAGTGGTTGAAGCCTTTGCTTCTATGGGTGAAGGCTTTATTGGAGTCTTCAGCTCTCTTGATATCCTGGGGCTGGGTCTTGTTGTTGAAGATAAAGCTGTTATTGCCGAAGAAATTGAGTCAGATACTGCGGTTTTCCGTCATATTTCCAGAAACTTCACACCCATGTCGGCATTTGCCTATCTCCTCTTTGTGCTGATGTATTTTCCATGTCTCGCAGTAGTAGGCGCGGCTCGTCAGGAAATGGGAGGGTTTTATACCCTTATTCTGGTGACATATACGACATTACTCGCCTGGTCCATCTCCACTCTGTTTTATCAGATTGTTGAAGGGCATAACCTTGTCTTTGCCTTGATGGCAACAGCTATCCTGGGGCTCATGTACCTGGCTCTTGTTCTTCTGGGGAAGAGGAGTCATGATATTAAAGTTCTGTCGAACAGGATCTGAGAATCATCAAATCTCAATCTCTGATCAACTGATTCCGCCTCCCTGTAGGGCGGATTTTTTGCTTTGTTGATTTGAGGCTTTCTTTCTTTTAAACTTAGTCAGTAGAGGATTAATGAAATATTTAAAATCTTTGTCTATCAGCCTTAAACTTTTTCTGATTTACTCTCTGCTTTTTCTGTTTCTTGCTACAGTTACTTTTTTTTCTGTCAGTAGAACAGTCGGACAGCGTGTTCAGGAGATTGCCCTTACAGAATTGGATAATGCCACTGATACAATAATTGAAATTATCCGCAGTTATGCTGATTTTTCAATCAGAAACCATCTGAGAACCCAGGTTA encodes:
- the feoB gene encoding ferrous iron transport protein B encodes the protein MDLNNIAIAGIPNCGKTTLFNELTGSRQKVGNWPGVTVERVEGSMTFMGKKITLIDLPGTNNLSPDTEDQKIAERVIREQEHDLIINVVDASNLSRNLFLTKDLLARTPHVVVFLNMMDMAEQEGMRIDKAALAEELGVPVITVISVDKQSVKNAISVLEKQIRKDPEFLHNKQKASSFLDLSANDAYTRIDDICDKVITYSTKEKESLTDRIDKVVMNKYASVPIFFLSMLITFWLAIGVGSIFIDFFDILAGLIFVDIPSHLLGLIHAPDWLIVFLAGGVGAGVQTVATFIPVVFFMFLTIAVLEDIGYMARIGVVADRVMRSIGLPGSAFIPMVVGFGCTVPAVMAARTLGSKRDRYMTIFMAPFMSCGARLPVYALFCAALYGKSSGLVVFLIYLSGLLMAVFTGFLLKNSLFKGTPSYFIMDLPLYHTPKVSNILKSAWIRLQLFVRKAGVVVIIAVCILGVLSSMGFSDGKLSFGNENSQESVLAYSGKALSPIFEPMGVTRENWPASVALFTGLFAKEAIVGTVNALYSSMDMAESGEDRKIKEENLDMGAVVVEAFASMGEGFIGVFSSLDILGLGLVVEDKAVIAEEIESDTAVFRHISRNFTPMSAFAYLLFVLMYFPCLAVVGAARQEMGGFYTLILVTYTTLLAWSISTLFYQIVEGHNLVFALMATAILGLMYLALVLLGKRSHDIKVLSNRI